The Salvelinus sp. IW2-2015 unplaced genomic scaffold, ASM291031v2 Un_scaffold1241, whole genome shotgun sequence genomic interval TACCATTTTCACACTGCCACCTCAACCATACTTTGCTGGATTGGATAGTTTCTTTTCACGTTGTCCTTTACAGCTGCTCAGTACAGCTGAATAGTCCTAGTGAATCTACAGTGAAGTAGAAGAGGTCCTTGCATCTTATATTCTATTGTGGCTAGTGCATGGTACTGTACTGCACCATATCGTACTGTAAATGGTCACTCACAGGCTCTCGCAGGCTCTCGCAGGAGTATGAAGATGTTCTCTGGACCTTGTGTTCTGGCTCAGAGTAGTCCGATTCCAGGGAGTAGGCGTCAGGAGGGATGGCGTAGTCACTTTCAGAGCTAATGGATGACATGGACACACCTGGAGGGATCAAAGGTCAGAAGTCCAAACAGGAACAGGTCATTCAGGTGATTCACAGCTGACGGTCTTATTTGCACGTACCTTGTGTTATATGTTATATTGTACTTTTTTAAAGTGtgcaaaaaaaatgaatgaaagtaAAGTAAACCCTCTCACCCCTCTTGACGGCGCGGGGGCTCCCGGGGGTGCTGCCCTTCCTTTCTGGGCCCAGGCTGGAGGTCCTGAGGCTGGCCAGAGAGCCACTGTCATCCTCCGAACCAGAGTCATCATCATGCAGGGGCACACTGCTGATCTGAGTGGCTTTCTGCAGACAGAAGACACTTTTAGATATTCCTCAGCACATACCACAGTCCATAGGGAGTGGATATGTTATTGTCAGTTGGAKACAGTTAGAGCTGCTGTAGAGTACGGTACTCACCCCTTTCAGTGTGGTATACACGGGTACAGTGATGTTCTTGTAAATCAGGTGAGTGAATGGTCCTGCGGCAGGGTACTGTGGTTTTCCTGCAGAAAACATGAGATGTTMGTGATGCAGTGAGATTTATAATTATAGTCTGTCTTACTGTGTGTAGGTCCTATCCTTTCATCACAGCTGATTAAAAGGCAGGGTTCTGCTCTTACACATCTCTTTAAAGAGCTCCTTAAAGCTTCCCAGATCACACCTGCACAGGTGTTACTTAGCCCCCTCAGATAGGAAGATGTGACATCAAAATGAGTACTGACAGGCCCCATAATGTTCcaccacagacacagagggaTAATCTCAATTGCAATTCCTTGATTCCTCATGAGGAAACAAGGAACTGCAATTGAGATTCCTCCAGACAGTCCTCTCCAACATCAGCATGGTAGGCAACTCACCTGGACCAGGACCTCTGGCTCCTGTGGTCGCCTCCGATACTGTCATCCCTGACTTGGCCACAGCATAGATACGGCTCTCCTGTAGAGCACATAGATCKTTGTGTaagcatgagtgtgtgtatgtgtgttttataaCATTACTTTGACTGCTCACAacaacaggaacacacacacatacacagatatgAGACTATGGCAAAGAGCACtccaccagctctctctctcactctttctctctctcttacccaggAGGGGAAGCGGTGCAGAGGCGGGGTGGGGGGTTTCAGAACCTCCGGATCCAGCAGTTCCAGACCCTCAGCCAACCCAACAAACGACACTCCTTCCTGGGGAGGACCCTCTGCCCCCTCTACCACCCCCTCCATACTGTCAGGCAGCCCGTCATCTATATCTGTCTCCACCAGGAAGTGACTGCAGGTGGAGGGAGATGCAAGGCTCTGCAGGGTGCAAAGATGAAAAAGGAGAAGCAATTACTTAAATTACAACTTCATCAACTGAGTGCAGCCGGGTACCTTTTTATCGTTGTTATGTGACCGACTGTTGACTTTAAGCACACTCTCACTGTTTCTACACTACAGGATAGAGCTGAGCATGCTCACCGCTTTACCTGGGAGCTGGAAGCAGTCATGATGTCTATGGGGATGTTGAGGTGGAGCAGCCGGtccacacctccaggctggggCTGACTGGGGACGTTGAGGTGGAGCAGCCGGtccacacctccaggctggggCTGACTGGGGACGTTGAGGTGGAGCAGCCGgtcacacctccaggctggggCTGACTGGGGACGTTGAGGTGGAGCAGCCGGtccacacctccaggctggggCTGACTGGGGACGTTGAGGTGGAGCAGCCGGTCCACACCTCCAGACTGGGGCTGACTGGGACGTTGAGGTGGAGCAGCCGGTCCACACCTCCAGCTGGGCTGACTGGGGACTTGAGGTGGAGCAGCCGGtccacacctccaggctggggCTGACTGGGGACGTTGAGGTGGAGCAGCCGGTCCACACCTCCAGACTGGGGCTGACTGGGGACGTTGAGGTGGTGCAGCCGGtccacacctccaggctggggCTGACTGTAGTGTTTCTTCACCAGCTGAATGCTGTCTCGTGGGGTCAGAGGCGTCCGCACCTGTTAGTTCACAAACAAAGATAGATGACATTATTGAttgacatttgattgattggcCGATTGATTGATGAGGTTCAAGTTCAACTAAGTTTACTGACTGATAACATCACGCTCCAGAGCGGCCATCACACATTCGCACAGTCAAACAGTAAAAATAATTGTACGGCTCGTGTACAAATacaaggaatggagagagagtaccataattacaggtgtatagggccacattaatatatatataaactcagcaaaagtaagaaacatccctttttcaggacactgtctttcaaagacaattcgtaaaaatccaaattacttcacagatcttcattgtaaagggtttaaacactgtttcccatgcttgttcaatgaaccataaacaattaataaacatgcacctgtggaacggtcgttaagacactaacagcttacaaacaGTAGGgaattaaagtcacagttatgaaaacttaggacactaaagaggcctttctactgactctgaaaaacagaaaccaaagaaagatacccagggttcctgctcatctgcgtgaacgtgctttacgcatgctgcaaggaggcatgaggactgcagatgtggccagggcaataaattgcaatgtccgtactgtgagacgcctaagacagcgctacagggtgaCATAAGCCATAAGACCgcataagccataagactgctgaacaattaataaaatcgccaccggacaatttacattgacctcccccACTTGTACACTGCtgatactcgctgtttattatctatgcatagtcacttcacccccacctacatgtacaaattacctcaactagcctgtacccccacacactgacttggtaccagtgacccctgtatatagcctcgttattcttattgtgttactttttattattactttttattttagtctacttggtaaatattttctaaacacttcttgaactgcgctgttgattaagggcttgtaagtaaggatttcacggtaaatctacacgtgttgtattcggcacgtgacaaataaagtttgatttgattttgatttgaaacttgtttgggacaagaaacacgagcaatggacattagaccggtggaaatctgtcctttggtctgatgagtccaaattttWGATTTTTGGCTCtggtgctggccttctaggcagagttcctctgtctcgtgtctgtgttcttttgccactgttgacgttgagactggtgttttgcgggtactatttaatgaagctgccagttgaggacttgtgaggcgtctgtttctcaaactagacactctaatgtacttgtcctcttgctcagttgtgcaccggggcctcacactcctctttctattctggttagaaccagtttgcgctgttctgtgtagggagtagtacacagcgttgtacgagatcttcagtttcttggcaatttctcacatggaatagccttcatttctcagaacaagaatagactgagtttcagaagGTRTTTGTtcctggtcattttgagcctgtaatcgaacccacaaatgctgacgctccagatactcaactagtctaaagaaggccagttttattgcttctttaatcagaacaacagttttcagctgtgctaacataacttcttcaggctgcaagcccgacaccggtacacttatgacaacatccagctcaagtgcagggcgcgaaattcaaaatatattttttagaaatatttaactttcacacattaacaagtccaatacagcatttgaaagataaacatcttgtgaatccagccaacatgtccgattttttaaatgttttacagagaaaacaccacatatatttatgttagctcaccactaatacaaaaaaaggacagacattttttcacagcacaggtagcatgcacaaagccaacctaactaaccaagatccaaccaaactaaccaagaaacaacttcatcagatgacagtcctataaaacatcacaataaatctatgttttgttcgaaaaatttgcatatttgaggtataaatcagttttacattgatgctaccatcacagctaccgtcagaaatagcaccgaagcaaccagagtaattacagacaccaacgtcaaatacctaaatactcatcataaaacatttctgaaaaatatatggtgtatagcaaatgaaagacaaagatcttgtgaatacagccaatatttccgattttttaagtgttttacagcaaaacacaatatagcgttatattagcttactacaatagctaacacacaacagcattgattcaaggcaaacggtagcgatagcacagttcgacagatatatgaaatagcatcccaaaatgggtcctactttttggtgatcttccatcagaatgttgtacaaagGGGTCcgttgtccagaacagtcgttgttgggtttagaacgacctctttccctcttgaattagcaagcacactggccagtggcgcgaagctctccttcgtgaacaaagtcaaacaacgcaacacgcctaacgtcccgaataaatttcaataatctaataaaactatattgaaaaaacaatacttacgatgatattgtaacatgtatcaaataaaatcaaagccggagatagtattcgcctataacgacggctttccagaaggcgattccaggttcatcttcgcgctttcgaaaaaacaggaaatggcgaCACGTCATTCCCGGATTTATTCCACTTCAGACCAAGTAATCCATTCATCTTCTCtccacttcctcttgacatctaggggaagggtGTATGACGTGtattgacatctaggggaaggtgtatgacgtgtatgtataccaatacgtatcatcccatttataggcaagcctttgaacagagacctcgatttcagaaatctcacttcctgtcaggaagtgggctgcagaatgagtttTTTCACTCAGATacaataattcaaacggttttataaactacagactgttttctatccaatagtaataataatatgcatatgtacgagcaagaattgagtacgaggccgtttgaaatgggcacctttttccaagttactcaatactccCCCTGCAGCCAGAAGaagataattgcaaaagggttttctaatgatcaattagcctttttaaatgataaacttggattagctaacacaacatgccattggaacacaggagtgatggatgctgataatggcctctgtacgcctatgtaagatattccataaatcaatcagctgtttccagctacaatagtcatttacaacattaacaatgtctacactgtatttctgatcaatttgatgttattttaatggacaaaaaatgtgcttttctttcaaaaacaaggacatttctaagggaccacaaacttttgaacggtagtgtatatatacataaatacatatacatagaACTTAACACACCTTGGGTAGGGTCATGCTGGTCCCAGTATGGGAGGGTAGTGCCAGGGGCTGGGCGTGGGTCTGGAAGGGGTGGGAGTTAGATGGAGAGCGGCAGAGGAGAGGGTTtttgggggtggaggtggaggtagggaTATCAGGGGTCCTGGGACCCCCGTGGGTTGTTTCACAggcagaggaagatgaggaggaggaagaggaagaggaggaagagtggaGACGTTGGGAGCGGAACCTGCTGTTGAGCTCGTCCGAGGAGTGATCTCTGGGAGTAGCGCTACCTAGTGGTTGGTCTTGACCTCCAGTGGTTGGAACAGGACTAGCAGGTCCAGCCCCAGCCTCCCTGCCCTTGCTGCCCAGAGAGGGAGTGTCTGGCAGGGTTACTGTCACAGTGCCGTGGCCTGTtgcgtctcctctgtctcctctgggtTTACagggctgctctgctctgtcccctggacctgtctgtctcccccagCCTGTCTCCTCCTGGACAGGTGGGGTCCCAGGACAGCATGAGGGGTACAGAGGGCTGGGGGGTACCTGGTGGGTGTCTGtggaaggagaggtgggggggaggggagatGAAGGCTTCTCCAGGAGAGCTATTGGGCAAGATGGGAAAATATATAGTCAATGTAGCGACACAACAGCAACCTTTGACAATATAACAACATGTACTGTAGAACATAGGCCCACACAACTAATCATCTATCACTAAGGTGATAAGGCTCTGATACTATCAAAGTAACATAGACTGTGGTGTGCCCCAGGGCTCTATGCTGGGCCCCTCTTCATCATCTACATACTCCCACTTGTACAGATCCTATGCCACTTCAACCAGACCATTTGCATGACTTTAGGTGGATAACAATTGAAAACTGTGATGACAGTTGTTAATGCTGTGAACAGCTGGCTGGCGTCGAAGGCCTGCGGGTGTTGCTTTGTTAAAATGGAGTTTGGTACTCTCATAGGGTGAGGTGCTGGGTAGATGAACTAAAGATCCTGTGGTGGAAGGAGGATCAAGATCACCTTGCAGTTTGTCCTGCAGCATCATCATCTGTTCTGCCTGCTTCAGGTTGGACAATTTCAGCTGCTGGTTCTCAATCTCCATCTGAAACAGCACAGAAAGAAGATGACAATTCGTGACAGTTTGGGGTTAACTGTTCTCTTTGTCTTTAACAACTGATCATAAGCTGGGTTTGGGTTTGAGTTGAGCTAATGTAAAGAAAGCTTCATCTTTGACGTGGCTGATCCCTATAGGATGTATATGTCCCAGTACATAGTGTATCCGAGCTACGCTTACCTCTCGTAGCTTAAACGTAACCCAGTCTTTGATTTTAGCAGCCTTCTCCTCAATGATCTTAGCCTCCTGGGCTCTGACTAAGATCTAGAGGCCAAGAAAACACGGTTTATGGTTAGTGACTCATCATAACCTACAGTACATATTATGAACATGAATGGACATaataaggaaagggggatacctagtcagttgtacaactgaatgcattcaactgaaatgtgtcttccatgTTTCTTATCATTGGTTGCATCCTAAAttgtaccatattccctatacagtgcactacttttgaccaaggtccatagggctctggtcaaaagtagtgcactatataggggataggataCCATTTGGGTCTCACTCTATAGCTTCCATACCTGTTTTTCCAGCTGCACCTCTAATCTCTTTATCACTGCATCTTTCTCCTGCACCTGATTGGTCAGGTCCTGGTACCTTCTGAACACTGAGTTCTCTGATTCACTGGGTTGTACGTTTGCATATTTCAGCTTCTCTTCCATGACATGGATCTGTAATACATCATCAACTATGCTGTTCACACTCACAAGATAGATGGGAATAAATGGACTCTGGAACCATCAGTAGAGCAGGAGACTAAATCAAGATTGCAAGATGAGCCTCAACTGTTATAGAGAGGCAAGTgcagaaattatgaaagagagagagacacagagagaaagagagagaggaagagatggagagggagagagagagagagagagagagagggcgacgcgagagagagagacacagagagagagagagagagagagagagggagagagagatgagagagagagagagagagagagagagagaagagaatggagagagagagagagagagaagagagagagagagagagagagagagagcagaggagagacacagagacgagacaccagagggagagagagatagagagagacacagagagagagaggagagggagaaagctaCTCAAGCCTACAGAAGCTGTGATTGTAAAATGTGGTTGGcagactgttactgtactgtacctgtttCTAGCACTCTCAGCCGTTGGTCAGACTCTGTCACCCTCAGCTCCAACTCCTGCATCTAGGGGACAAACAGGTTGCCATGGTTACTTCTTCCTACGGGTCAGCTTCTTCAGTATGGGGTTGAAGGGGGTCACGGGaaaatccagtgtgtgtgtgtgtctgcaatgTAGGCTAGCACACAGACTCCTCTGTTAGATCTATAGACTACAATGGTGGACAGACATGTCTCAGACATATTTATGGTCtgtaacacacacagtacacgcatgcacacaacacacacacacacacacacacacacacacacacacacacaacacaccacacacacacacacaacacacacacacacacacacacacacaccacacacacacacacacacacacacaacacacacacacacactgactaatcCCCCACAACAATAGTTCTTAAGCGTCGTCCCCCTCACAGGAAATTTGAAAGGTGAGTGGCGAGTGACTGTGGGTGGTAGGGGAGGGGgataggggggagaggagggggagagagggggtgaggagggaggaacTTTGGTTGTTCAACCTTCTGAGTCCAATTCCTCAAAACCCATTCAACTCAGACATTCTCCTCACAGCATGTAGTCAAACTGAATAATGACTCATTGAACATTATCAGGCAAGGTCATCAGAGGGGTTCCAGGAAAACCATCTGAAACTAGTTGATCCTATAGTGGAGTAGGGCCAGACATTGCCCTATACtgtgctggtgtgtgtctgtgggtacTGTGTGTGTTACAGACCATAAATATAGCTGAGACATGTCTGTCCACCATGGTAGTATATAGATCTAAGAGAGGAGTCTGTATGCTAGCCTACAGTACCATGTAGGATGTGAGTCCGTACTAGTCTACAGTACTATGTAGGATGTAGTCCGTGCTAGTCTACAGTACTATGTAGGATGTGAGTCCGTGCTAGTCTACAGTACTATGTAGGACGTGAGTCCGTGCAGTCTACAGTACTATGTGGATGTGAGTCCGTGCTAGCACAGTATAGCTATGTAGGATGTGAGTCCGTGCTAGTCTACAGTACTCTGTAGGACGTGAGTCCGTGCTGTTCTACAGTACTATGTAGGATGTGAGTCCGTGCTAGCCTACAGTAACCATGTAGGATGTGGTCCGTACTAGCCTACAGTACCATGTAGGATGTGAGTCCGTGCTAGTCTACAGTACTATGTAGGAAGTGAAGTCCATGCTAGTCTACAGTACTATGAGGATGTGAGTCCGTGCTAGTCTACAGTACTATGTAGGACGTGAGTCCGTGCTAGTCTACAGTACTATGTAGGATGTTGAGTCCGTGCTAGTCCTACAGTCCTATGTAGGATGTGAGTCCGTGCTAGTCTACAGTACTATGTAGGTAAGTGAGTCGTGGCTAGTCTACAGTACTATGTAGGATGTGAGTCCGTGCTAGTCTACAGTACTATGTAGGATGTGGAGTCCGTGCTAGTCTACAGTACCATGTAGGATGTGGTAGTCCGTGCTAGGTCTACAGTATATGTAGGATGTGAAGTCCGGTGCTAGTCTACAGTACCATGTAGGATGTGAGGTCCGTCTAGTCTATACAGTACTATGTAGGATGTGAGTCCGTGCTAGTTACAGTACCATGTAGGATGTGAGTCCGTGCTAGCCTACAGTACCATGTAGGATGTGAGTCCGTGCTAGTCTACAGTACCATGTAGGATGTGGTCCTGCTAGTCTACAGTACTCTGTAGGATGTGAGTCCGTGCTAGATCTACAGTACCTATGTAGGATGTGAGTCCGTGCTATGCTCAGTACCATGTAGATGTGAGTCCGTGCTAGTCTACAGTACCACGTAGGATGTGAGCCTGTGCTAGTCTACAGTACTATGTAGGAGATGTGAGTCTGTGCTAGCACTACAGTACCATGTAGATGTGAGTCCGTGCTAGTCACAGTACCGTAGGTGTGAGCTTGTGCTAGTTCTATACGTACTATGTAGGAATGTGAGTCTGTGCTAGCCTACAGTACTATGTAGGATGTGAGTCCGTTACTAGTCTACAGTACTATGTAGGATGTGAGTCCGTGCTAGTCTACAGTACTATGTTAGGATGTGAGTCCGTGCTAGTCTAAACAGACTATGTAGGAATGTGGAGTACCGTACTAGTACAGTATATGGATTGACGTCAGTCCTAACTATGTAGGAATGTGAGTCCGTGCTAGTTCCTATCTCTACAGTACTATGGGTAGGTATGTGGCGNNNNNNNNNNNNNNNNNNNNNNNNNNNNNNNNNNNNNNNNNNNNNNNNNNNNNNNNNNNNNNNNNNNNNNNNNNNNNNNNNNNNNNNNNNNNNNNNNNNNNNNNNNNNNNNNNNNNNNNNNNNNNNNNNNNNNNNNNNNNNNNNNNNNNNNNNNNNNNNNNNNNNNNNNNNNNNNNNNNNNNNNNNNNNNNNNNNNNNNNNNNNNNNNNNNNNNNNNNNNNNNNNNNNNNNNNNNNNNNNNNNNNNNNNNNNNNNNNNNNNNNNNNNNNNNNNNNNNNNNNNNNNNNNNNNNNNNNNNNNNNNNNNNNNNNNNNNNNNNNNNNNNNNNNNNNNNNNNNNNNNNNNNNNNNNNNNNNNNNNNNNNNNNNNNNNNNNNNNNNNNNNNNNNNNNNNNNNNNNNNNNNNNNNNNNNNNNNNNNNNNNNNNNNNNNNNNNNNNNNNNNNNNNNNNNNNNNNNNNNNNNNNNNNNNNNNNNNNNNNNNNNNNNNNNNNNNNNNNNNNNNNNNNNNNNNNNNNNNNNNNNNNNNNNNNNNNNNNNNNNNNNNNNNNNNNNNNNNNNNNNNNNNNNNNNNNNNNNNNNNNNNNNNNNNNNNNNNNNNNNNNNNNNNNNNNNNNNNNNNNNNNNNNNNNNNNNNNNNNNNNNNNNNNNNNNNNNNNNNNNNNNNNNNNNNNNNNNNNNNNNNNNNNNNNNNNNNNNNNNNNNNNNNNNNNNNNNNNNNNNNNNNNNNNNNNNNNNNNNNNNNNNNNNNNNNNNNNNNNNNNNNNNNNNNNNNNNNNNNNNNNNNNNNNNNNNNNNNNNNNNNNNNNNNNNNNNNNNNNNNNNNNNNNNNNNNNNNNNNNNNNNNNNNNNNNNNNNNNNNNNNNNNNNNNNNNNNNNNNNNNNNNNNNNNNNNNNNNNNNNNNNNNNNNNNNNNNNNNNNNNNNNNNNNNNNNNNNNNNNNNNNNNNNNNNNNNNNNNNNNNNNNNNNNNNNNNNNNNNNNNNNNNNNNNNNNNNNNNNNNNNNNNNNNNNNNNNNNNNNNNNNNNNNNNNNNNNNNNNNNNNNNNNNNNNNNNNNNNNNNNNNNNNNNNNNNNNNNNNNNNNNNNNNNNNNNNNNNNNNNNNNNNNNNNNNNNNNNNNNNNNNNNNNNNNNNNNNNNNNNNNNNNNNNNNNNNNNNNNNNNNNNNNNNNNNNNNNNNNNNNNNNNNNNNNNNNNNNNNNNNNNNNNNNNNNNNNNNNNNNNNNNNNNNNNNNNNNNNNNNNNNNNNNNNNNNNNNNNNNNNNNNNNNNNNNNNNNNNNNNNNNNNNNNNNNNNNNNNNNNNNNNNNNNNNNNNNNNNNNNNNNNNNNNNNNNNNNNNNNNNNNNNNNNNNNNNNNNNNNNNNNNNNNNNNNNNNNNNNNNNNNNNNNNNNNNNNNNNNNNNNNNNNNNNNNNNNNNNNNNNNNNNNNNNNNNNNNNNNNNNNNNNNNNNNNNNNNNNNNNNNNNNNNNNNNNNNNNNNNNNNNNNNNNNNNNNNNNNNNNNNNNNNNNNNNNNNNNNNNNNNNNNNNNNNNNNNNNNNNNNNNNNNNNNNNNNNNNNNNNNNNNNNNNNNNNNNNNNNNNNNNNNNNNNNNNNNNNNNNNNNNNNNNNNNNNNNNNNNNNNNNNNNNNNNNNNNNNNNNNNNNNNNNNNNNNNNNNNNNNNNNNNNNNNNNNNNNNNNNNNNNNNNNNNNNNNNNNNNNNNNNNNNNNNNNNNNNNNNNNNNNNNNNNNNNNNNNNNNNNNNNNNNNNNNNNNNNNNNNNNNNNNNNNNNNNNNNGagtaggtcaggatagagaggtagctcaggatagagggcaactccggactgaagggcagctccggacagagagacagctctggactgagggcagttcTGGATTAATGGCCGCTCTgggctgagggcagctcatgactggctacGGCTCTGACgcgcatggctggctgacgctctggacgctcatggctggctgacggctctggacgctcatgctggctgacggctggacgctcatggctggctgacggctctggacgctcatggcggctgacggctctggacgctcatggctcgctgacggctctggacgctcatggctcgctgacggctctgcagatcctgtctggctggcggctctggcagatcctgtctggttggcggctctggcagatcctgtctggttggcggctctggcagatcctgtctggttggcggctctggcagatcctgtctggttggcggctctggcagatcctgtctggttggcggctctggcagatcctgtctggttggcggctctggcaatccttctggttggcggctctggcagatcctgtctggtgcggctctggcagatcctgtctgacaaatggctctagcggctcctgactgactatcggctctgacggccggacagacgggcggctctatgctcgggacagacggatggctcagatggcgctggggagacggatggctcagatggcgctggggaggacgatggctcagatggcgctggggagacggatggctcagatggcgctggggagacggatggctcagatggcgctggggagacggatggctcagactgatcctgtctagcggaaggctttggctgctcctgtctggcggaaggctctagcggctcctgtctggcggaaggctctgtaggctcatggcagacgggcggctttgcaggctcatggcagacgggcagttcatgcggcgctgttgggcagacggcagactctggccagctaagacgcactgtaggcctggtacgtggtgccggaactggaggcaccgg includes:
- the LOC112070158 gene encoding pleckstrin homology domain-containing family H member 1-like produces the protein MVPDIVDDVLQIHVMEEKLKYANVQPSESENSVFRRYQDLTNQVQEKDAVIKRLEVQLEKQILVRAQEAKIIEEKAAKIKDWVTFKLREMEIENQQLKLSNLKQAEQMMMLQDKLQALLEKPSSPLPPTSPSTDTHQVPPSPLYPSCCPGTPPVQEETGWGRQTGPGDRAEQPCKPRGDRGDATGHGTVTVTLPDTPSLGSKGREAGAGPASPVPTTGGQDQPLGSATPRDHSSDELNSRFRSQRLHSSSSSSSSSSSSSACETTHGGPRTPDIPTSTSTPKNPLLCRSPSNSHPFQTHAQPLALPSHTGTSMTLPKVRTPLTPRDSIQLVKKHYSQPQPGGVDRLHHLNVPNIMTASSSQSLASPSTCSHFLVETDIDDGLPDSMEGVVEGAEGPPQEGVSFVGLAEGLELLDPEVLKPPTPPLHRFPSWESRIYAVAKSGMTVSEATTGARGPGPGKPQYPAAGPFTHLIYKNITVPVYTTLKGKATQISSVPLHDDDSGSEDDSGSLASLRTSSLGPERKGSTPGSPRAVKRGVSMSSISSESDYAIPPDAYSLESDYSEPEHKVQRTSSYSCESLREPEMLEKSGYLLKMGSQVKAWKRRWFILRNGEIFYYKSPSDVIRKPQGQMELNSSCRIARGEGAQTFQLITEKKTFFLTADSPNILEEWIRVLQNIFKVQASSPVAMETTTAKPTVRGWLTKVRACHSKLVWCSLASARCSRLRLPLGSCAMRDGRWWRRWTGHVTLTRHYEASGVLLINLTDTWLYHLTVAAGSSASFKVGTEYEQLVGNLLDVEGDPEYWLRG